A stretch of Hymenobacter psoromatis DNA encodes these proteins:
- a CDS encoding recombinase family protein, whose product MQHTFGYARVSAADQNLDTQLEDLTRAGCTRIFQEKVSGARTSSPALTELLATMREGDVVVVNRLARLGRNTVHTIQLVEEFNRRGVHFRALDLGIDSRTPAGKMIIGVFSSFNQYERENNREKSLAGIRLAKQQGKHLGRPAGRDAEKLAKVAKALDKGLSVAEIVTLTGISRASVKRYRYELASAC is encoded by the coding sequence ATGCAACATACCTTCGGCTACGCCCGCGTTTCAGCGGCTGACCAAAACCTCGATACGCAGCTGGAAGACCTGACCCGCGCCGGCTGCACGCGCATCTTTCAGGAAAAAGTGTCGGGTGCTCGCACGAGTAGCCCCGCGCTCACCGAGTTGCTGGCCACCATGCGCGAGGGCGACGTGGTAGTGGTGAACCGCCTGGCCCGGTTAGGCCGCAACACGGTGCACACGATTCAGCTGGTGGAGGAGTTCAACCGCCGTGGGGTGCACTTTCGGGCCCTCGACCTGGGCATCGACTCGCGCACGCCCGCCGGCAAGATGATTATTGGCGTGTTCTCCTCCTTCAACCAGTATGAGCGCGAGAATAACCGCGAGAAGAGCTTGGCCGGTATTAGGTTAGCCAAGCAGCAGGGCAAGCATCTAGGACGACCCGCGGGGCGTGACGCCGAAAAGCTAGCGAAGGTGGCCAAAGCCTTAGATAAAGGCTTGTCGGTGGCCGAGATTGTCACGCTCACCGGCATCAGCCGGGCTAGTGTCAAGCGTTACCGTTACGAACTGGCATCGGCCTGCTAA
- a CDS encoding ISAs1 family transposase, whose amino-acid sequence MLSQLVASFATLPDPRCAGRTRHRLLNLLVIAVCAVVAGAETWVDIAHYGRLKYVWLTSFLELPHGTPSHDTFRRVFSLVDPLALEQCFRQWMASTAPPLPREVVAVDGKTIRRSFDRGRAQAPLHVVSAFATQQGLSLGQVAVAGKGQELMAIPLLLNSLCLTNTIVTLDALGCQYAVARQLLAQQADYILALKGNQGRCHRAVVAYCKTACFDLGATYAPAYDAFDCRPGRWVRRRAWVLSLCDELAALRDWPGLRAIIAVETIRHVQHQPGTHAEIRYYLTSCPDAPVVLIEAIRRHWAIENSLHWVLDVVFREDDARSRDRVATRSFAVLRKLAFNLLKQGKHQPGSLRARRRNAGWNDEYMTQLLTCARQKDAATFDA is encoded by the coding sequence ATGCTCAGCCAGCTAGTCGCTTCTTTCGCCACCTTACCTGACCCGCGTTGTGCCGGCCGTACCCGGCACCGCTTACTTAACCTGCTCGTTATCGCCGTGTGTGCCGTGGTGGCCGGAGCGGAAACGTGGGTGGACATCGCCCACTACGGGCGCCTGAAGTACGTCTGGCTGACCTCTTTCCTGGAGTTGCCGCACGGTACGCCCTCCCACGATACGTTTCGGCGCGTGTTCTCGCTGGTGGACCCCCTGGCGCTGGAACAGTGCTTCCGGCAGTGGATGGCCAGCACCGCGCCGCCGTTGCCGCGCGAGGTGGTGGCCGTCGATGGCAAAACCATCCGCCGCTCCTTTGACCGCGGCAGGGCCCAAGCCCCGTTGCATGTGGTCAGCGCCTTCGCCACGCAGCAGGGGCTGAGCTTAGGGCAGGTCGCGGTGGCAGGGAAAGGCCAGGAACTGATGGCTATCCCCCTCTTGCTTAATAGCTTGTGCTTAACCAATACGATTGTAACGCTGGATGCCCTAGGCTGCCAGTATGCCGTCGCCCGGCAACTGCTCGCGCAACAGGCGGATTATATCCTGGCCTTAAAAGGCAACCAGGGCCGGTGTCATCGCGCCGTGGTGGCCTATTGTAAAACCGCTTGTTTCGACCTCGGGGCGACCTATGCGCCCGCTTACGACGCCTTTGACTGCCGGCCAGGGCGCTGGGTCCGGCGCCGGGCCTGGGTGCTGTCGTTGTGCGACGAGCTAGCGGCCCTACGGGACTGGCCTGGTTTGCGGGCCATCATCGCCGTCGAAACGATTCGCCACGTGCAACATCAACCCGGCACCCACGCCGAGATTCGCTACTATCTGACCAGTTGCCCGGATGCCCCGGTAGTACTTATCGAGGCCATCCGCCGGCACTGGGCGATTGAGAATAGCCTGCACTGGGTGCTCGATGTGGTCTTCCGCGAAGACGACGCGCGTAGCCGTGACCGGGTAGCCACGCGCAGCTTCGCCGTCTTGCGTAAACTGGCTTTCAACCTGTTAAAGCAAGGAAAACACCAGCCGGGAAGTCTGCGGGCCCGGCGACGAAACGCGGGTTGGAACGATGAATACATGACCCAGCTGCTAACCTGCGCCCGTCAAAAAGACGCTGCTACTTTTGATGCGTAA